The DNA window AtaacctctctaagcctgttgccttatctataaaatggagattatgAACTTACTTTGTGAGGATTGACAAACTGTTACCTAAAGGTCTTAGTACTCAGTAAGTGGACAATACGTGGAGCCTGCTCGCGGCGGAAGCAGTGGTAATGACCGTGAGAGTGAAGAATCCCGttctccttccccagctcattctctccctcccggGGTGCTCTGCCTGTTGTGAGAAGAGGGGACTTGGGCCAAGGAAGGGGCTGCCCATGCCCTGTGCTCACCTGCAGCCTTGTCCGTCACCAGCTTGCTCACTTTACTCTCCACGGCCGTGAGGGTGTCCCCGGGGGCCTGCTCCGTCAGGAGCCCCGCTCGCCGCAGATTGGAGAAGGTTAGCAGGTGCTCGGGGCCATAGCTCTGAAGAAAATGCAATTCGGCCACTTACTGAGCACCCGCCACACCGTATCACATCGGGTGATATGGAGGTGAGGGACAGAAGGGTCATGTATTCTGTGCCCTGAAGAAATAaccaaacagcaaacaaaaaagaaaaaaaaaaagcacggaactgagagagaacagagaaggcCACTGATGTAAGGGTGGTGGGAAGGGCTTCACAGATGAGGTAAGACTGGAGAAAGGCCTAGAAGGAAAGCCGTATCAATGCCTTCCAAGGCGCTGAAGTGAGGGAGAGTCCCAGGGGTGAGAACTCAGCTCTATGGCTCTGGTTCTCCCAGCACTGGCCATCCACCAAGAGAACCGAGAGTGGGAGAGACAAGGGCGTGGGAGGGTCTCCACGTGCTGAAAGGTGACCGTCCTAAGACGCTCTAAGAGGGAGGCAGATGGGGAACAAAATGGGGACACAGACAGGAAAGGGGccatttcttctgtgtcttttaggAACGTCCCATGACCTCCCTCCACCAAGTTCCCCCGAGGGCATTCTCCTGGCCTTACCTGCAGATACTGTGTTTTCAGAGATCGGTAATCCTTGGGAATCAAACCTGGTAAGGAAGAGGAGACAGGCTCCTGCAAACACCAGCTGAAGTGTCCGGAAATCTACAGTCagaccacccacccacccacccacccatcctctTGCTGCCAAAAAAACCCTTAATCAGGAGGAAAGGAATCGGTAAATGTTAACCTTGCATCCTATCCAGCCGATTCTAAACTGACTCTTAAATTTAAGTTTGCtcagtgagagacagagcctggatCTGAGAGTTCCAAGGCAGAGTCCTgcctgagccaccagggcgccgCCGAGGGAGGGACACGGGGACGCAGAGGGGGTGTCGGAGGGATgcagcaggagggggaggggctcgTGCGCGTTTCTTCCTGCCGTTGGGCCAGCGCTACTGCGAATCACTTTACCGCTACCGAGGAATAGGACAGATGTTCAAATGAAGTCCAAAAGTACAGCCTGCCATGCTTTCCTCCAGGGAGGTAGGGAGAATGGGCTTGCGACTCTGATAGTCAAAGGAGATGTAGAATAAGCCGACCACTCCTCGGGGCGGAAAGCAGCCTTGAAGACTAGTCCCCACCTGGACGGCTTCCGCCGTACACACGAGTTGCCGTAAAGGGTGAAGGGAGTGGAAGGTGCCTCCGGCCGCGGATGAGTAAGTCACGGGGAAGAATGGCACAGCACGGGGAATAGTCACTGGCACTGTAACAGCGCTGTGTGGTGACAGGCAGTAGCTGCCCTTGCGGGGAGCCCAGCGTCACGCGCACGGTGccgcacacctgaaactaacgggACATCGTGTGCCAACTATACTTCCCGCTGAAAAAAAAGCAGGCGAAGAGGCTGCATAAGCAGGTTAAAAGGTCTGCCACAAAAGGTCGCAGGATCTGAGCTTTTGGAAATGTTTGTGCAATTCCAAAAGGCTGTCCCCTTTTCCTGGACTGTATCTTCATTAGGAAACCTCGTTGAAGGCAGGAGGCCAGACGGAATAAATGCCACTCTGCGCTAAGCCTCTGCGGTCCTACGATGTGATGGGGCCTGTGCTGGGGGCTTGGCTGTGGTCCTGCTTAGGGTCGGGATGATAAATTAGGACCTGGGGTGTCTCACTCAGAACAAAAACTGCTTTATTTTACGGGGGAAAGAATCCAAATTACTGGGAAACGTTCTGTCTGCTAGGACATTCGTCTCTGTCCTTCAAAACGATTTCTGTCATCCCTAAGGTACAGTTTTGCAATCTGGCGTCTTCGGTTCCAGGGGCTCACCATTCTCAGTGATGGACAAAAGGCACATGAGGCGAAGGCTCTCTATAGGCGACACCTACACGGGAAGAAAGAGTCAAAGACAGTTCAAGTTTCAGGACATACGTTCTCTCCCTTCCGCCCGCTGGAGGCCAACCCCACCGCGAAACACCGTTCCCGGAACCCCGGCCACCTGCTCACCTGCCGGTCTATGTGTTCTTCAATGTAGCTGGTGCTCTCCCGGATGTTGAAGCCCTCCAGCAGCGCTGTGAGTAAACACAGGGGAGCCTGTtacggggctggggtgggggggaaggtagcgggggggggggggggggaggttgccACCTGTGCTAACAGGTGTCTATCTCCCCATCTTTCTCCATCCTTGGGGTGGGTTAAGGACCCCCGGGGACTTCTAGCAGGGAGCAGCACTCCCCACAGCCAGCATCGGCCGAAAGGAGCCAGAAGGCATCTCTGCTGGGTGGGACGGGGCTGGGAGCAAGGGAAGCCTCAGCAGGGGCAGGAGCCCAGCAGGACCGCCGCCGCTACCGTGCTCGGTCTTGATGAGCTCCTGGAAGTCCtgtttggtcttcttcttcatgATGGATTCACAGGCCCCGATATCTACAGATAGGACAAAAAGCGAGCTGACGTACTCCTGGTTCTAAAAGGatgtgccggggcgcctgggtggctcagtcggttgggcgtccgacttcggctcaggtcacgatctcgcggtccgtgagttcgagccccgcgtcgggctctgggctgatggctcggagcctggagcctgcttccgattctgtgtctccctctctctctgcccctcccccgttcatgctctgtctctctctgtctcaaaaataaataaacttaaaaaaaataataataataaattaaaaaaaaaaataaaaggatgtgcCTTTATGTCCAGAAGAATAAAAACTTCTTACTGGCCATGCTGGAGACAGTTATGTGATTATGTGAGAGAGTGCGTATAAATTAGTTAGAATGATACCTGGCGCTTCAACTATGTAATAAAATTATCTAACGTTGTAATCGTTACTGCCGTTAAACCTATAGAAGTatacaaaacaaacgaacaaacaaacaaaacttcttaAGGCAAAATGCAGAAGCCCCTCTTCCCATGTCAGACCAAGCAAGATCACTGTGTGCTGGGTGAACAGAGAGCTCCTCTCTTGGGAGAGATCTCTGAGGCATCCCTTCGCCCTCCCCTCATGAAACCTACGGACGCTCAGCAGGCGGTGCTCCTGTTTCAGTCCCTTGAGCTCCTGGGACACGAAGTTCTTCATCTGCTTGATGTCCATGCCTCTCCGGCGCTGGCGGAAGATCCCCTGACGTCAGCCTCTCCCGGCCCTCAGACGTGAgcagccacccccctcccccggatCCCCCCGATGCAAGAGGAAAGACAGGGGGCTGTCGTCGTATCAGAAGGGAGCCAAAGGGCAGCAGCCTTGGAAAGCCACTGGGGAAACAGAACAGAGGACCCCCGGCCTAGAGCCTCACGTCATACTGAGCCTGTAAGTTCCGGGCCTTCTGGCTCAAAAAGCCAAAGACGTTGGAGAAGTGTTCATTACGAATCTCATTAAACACCTGCAAGGGGAACAAGACGGCAACGACTTACCAGAGAGACACCTAACCAGCGCCTCCTCCTCCCTGAGCAGTGTGATGAGCGCACGAGAGCAGCGCCCAGCTGTTCTAGCAAAATCACAGAGAAAGCTGAGCTGATCTCCTAAGTGTGTGTCAAATACCAGCTCCGTGCTCGGGGTGTGCTCGCTCCCGGTGGGGAATCCCTCTCCCACAGGCTCAGCTTCCCCGCCCAGAGCCGGGGCCCACGCCCCGGGCAAGCCCACAGCCagcacccatcccctcaccttgTCCTCGGCATTGAGTAGCACCTTTAAGCTCCTGTCAGAGGATGTGACTTCTGGGCCAAAATCGACACTCCCTTTGAGAGCAGAGGGAGCAGCTATGAGGACCTCCGTTGAGGCCTTCTTTCTCCTACCCTTCCCTGAACTGCCATTAAAAGTCCCCGAACTATCTGGAAGCTAGCAGTCGGCTCTGAGTCTGGGGCTCTCCCACCAGCCCTGCCCCATGCAAGAGGCCCCGGCCGCCGAGCACCACCTCCACCTTGCCGGGACGCCGCTCACCACACTTGATGCGGAACGTGTCATCCACCAGGCCCTCGTAAACCACCTGGGAGCAAAGTGCCGTCACAAAGTCCACGTCTGAAATGAGATCCCCACCCATGAGGGTCCTCCCGGACCTATAGGTCTACCCAGTTCACTCCGCGTCAGCTCCCGTGCCTCCAGAGGGCCCAAGTGCCACGCTCCCCATCAACGATGGCATTCACAGCCCCAACCTGAGGATCCCATCTGGGCCGCCACGTTCGCCATATCCTCACGTCTCCGAGGGTCCAAAGACAACGGGAGTGCTGAGTATAACGTACCTCTGTCCAGTAGGAAGATGTGTCCAATTTCTGGCCTTCGGCCCTTGGTTTCgccatcctcctcctcttccagtgTCCTCCACAATTCATACGACATCTGCCAGGGACCAGGAAATTCCCAGTCTTGTGTCCAGGTCCCCGTGACAGCCCGCACCTACTGAAGCCCTCTTTTCCACATGACACCTCTATCTGACCCCAGGAGGGAAACTGGTTGTCAACAATACGAACTCCTGCACCCGCACCTGTTCCCACCCCTTACCCCTCCCCATGCCCATAGAGGCGTGTCCTTGGccccaaagaagacatgtagGAGTGTTACCCCtgaggccctggccctggccttgCTGTTAGCCACACAAGTCCTCCTCTCTGAGGACCTATTCCAGAACGAGAAAAGCAAGCTAAAGAATATACCTCTTATCACACATGCCCATGGGCAGTCCTTGGTGGGTAGAGAACGGGTGGAATGGGGGCTATCGGGACAAGATTGCTGCCAGTGCCCACCTTGGCACATCTGCCAATTCCGTAGCAGTTAGGGAAGGGTCCGTACAGAGTGCTGAGGAGGTGTAAGGCCTGCGCCACGGTGTTGATCCAACGCTGATCTCCCTCCTGCAGGGGCCATATGGGCCACAAAGATATGGGCCAAGCCAGCAGACCCATCTGGAGAGGGGCTAGGGCAGGAAGGCAGGGTGTGGGGACTGCTTGAAAGCTTTCATTCTGATTGGCCCCAGAGCAAGTCCTGCGGACATCAACCAGTAGCATTTG is part of the Neofelis nebulosa isolate mNeoNeb1 chromosome 7, mNeoNeb1.pri, whole genome shotgun sequence genome and encodes:
- the VPS33B gene encoding vacuolar protein sorting-associated protein 33B isoform X3 translates to MSPLDRIANVSILKQHEVDKLYKVENKPAISSSEQLCFLVRPRIKNMRYVASLVNADKLAGRARKYKVIFSPQKFHACEMVLEEEGVYGDVSCDEWAFSLLPLDVDLLSMELPEFFRDYFLEGDQRWINTVAQALHLLSTLYGPFPNCYGIGRCAKMSYELWRTLEEEEDGETKGRRPEIGHIFLLDRDVDFVTALCSQVVYEGLVDDTFRIKCGSVDFGPEVTSSDRSLKVLLNAEDKVFNEIRNEHFSNVFGFLSQKARNLQAQYDRRRGMDIKQMKNFVSQELKGLKQEHRLLSVHIGACESIMKKKTKQDFQELIKTEHALLEGFNIRESTSYIEEHIDRQVSPIESLRLMCLLSITENGLIPKDYRSLKTQYLQSYGPEHLLTFSNLRRAGLLTEQAPGDTLTAVESKVSKLVTDKAAGKITDAFSSLAKRSNFRAISKKLNLIPRVDGEYDLKVPRDMAYVFSGAYVPLSCRVIEQVLERRSWQGLDEVLRLLNCSELAFTDMTKEDKASSESLRLILVVFLGGCTFSEISALRFLGREKGYRFIFLTTAVTNSARLMEAMSEVKA
- the VPS33B gene encoding vacuolar protein sorting-associated protein 33B isoform X2, producing MAFPHRLDAPELPDFSMLKRLARDQLIYLLEQQHEVDKLYKVENKPAISSSEQLCFLVRPRIKNMRYVASLVNADKLAGRARKYKVIFSPQKFHACEMVLEEEGVYGDVSCDEWAFSLLPLDVDLLSMELPEFFRDYFLEGDQRWINTVAQALHLLSTLYGPFPNCYGIGRCAKMSYELWRTLEEEEDGETKGRRPEIGHIFLLDRDVDFVTALCSQVVYEGLVDDTFRIKCGSVDFGPEVTSSDRSLKVLLNAEDKVFNEIRNEHFSNVFGFLSQKARNLQAQYDRRRGMDIKQMKNFVSQELKGLKQEHRLLSVHIGACESIMKKKTKQDFQELIKTEHALLEGFNIRESTSYIEEHIDRQVSPIESLRLMCLLSITENGLIPKDYRSLKTQYLQSYGPEHLLTFSNLRRAGLLTEQAPGDTLTAVESKVSKLVTDKAAGKITDAFSSLAKRSNFRAISKKLNLIPRVDGEYDLKVPRDMAYVFSGAYVPLSCRVIEQVLERRSWQGLDEVLRLLNCSELAFTDMTKEDKASSESLRLILVVFLGGCTFSEISALRFLGREKGYRFIFLTTAVTNSARLMEAMSEVKA